The following coding sequences are from one Deltaproteobacteria bacterium window:
- a CDS encoding amidohydrolase codes for MTILIKNVRLKGEPVDVLIRGNRFDSIGPGVDAPADVVIDGTGKAILPSLHNCHTHAAMTLMRGYADDMSLHTWLADHIWPFEAKLTEDDIYWGAKLACLEMIKSGTTFFTDMYWHWRGTARAVEEMGMRAALSAAFFDFGDAARAESMKRQVMDLHAASSAYSDRIQFILGPHAIYTVSSDSLRWLWDYAARHDLLIHTHLSETQKEVEDCLAAHGKRPVEYLHDLGCLGPNLSLAHAIWMTDAEMALLASHGVPVVHCPVSNMKLASGRFDHAAMIRQGVTVALGTDGCASNNNLDMFEEMKFASLLAKLGTMDPTALPARDTFDLATVNGARMFGLEGGRIATGLLADCILVDLNDVRLVPGFNLVSDMVYGADGGCVNTTICNGRVLMRDGKVEGEEEILERVRACVARLTGRQPEADACS; via the coding sequence GTGACTATTCTGATCAAGAACGTGCGCTTGAAGGGCGAACCCGTGGATGTCCTCATTCGCGGCAATCGCTTCGATTCCATCGGCCCTGGCGTGGACGCGCCGGCCGATGTCGTCATCGACGGCACGGGCAAGGCCATCCTGCCCTCGCTTCACAACTGCCACACCCACGCGGCCATGACGCTCATGCGCGGCTATGCCGACGACATGAGTCTGCATACCTGGCTGGCCGATCATATCTGGCCTTTCGAGGCCAAGCTGACCGAGGACGACATCTACTGGGGGGCCAAGCTGGCTTGCCTGGAGATGATCAAATCCGGAACCACCTTTTTCACGGACATGTACTGGCATTGGCGTGGCACGGCCCGTGCCGTGGAGGAAATGGGCATGCGCGCGGCCCTTTCGGCGGCGTTTTTCGATTTCGGAGATGCCGCCCGGGCTGAGTCCATGAAGCGCCAGGTCATGGACCTGCATGCGGCCAGCTCGGCCTATTCCGACCGCATCCAGTTTATTCTGGGGCCTCACGCCATTTATACCGTTTCGTCCGATTCCCTGCGCTGGCTGTGGGACTATGCCGCTCGTCATGACCTGCTGATCCATACCCACCTTTCCGAGACGCAAAAGGAAGTGGAGGATTGTTTGGCCGCTCATGGCAAGCGACCCGTGGAGTATCTGCACGATTTGGGTTGTTTGGGGCCGAATTTGAGCCTGGCGCACGCCATCTGGATGACGGATGCCGAGATGGCCCTGTTGGCCTCACACGGTGTGCCAGTGGTGCATTGTCCAGTCTCGAACATGAAGCTGGCCTCGGGCCGATTCGACCACGCGGCCATGATCCGTCAGGGCGTGACCGTGGCTCTGGGCACGGACGGCTGTGCCTCCAATAACAATTTGGATATGTTCGAGGAGATGAAATTCGCGTCCTTGTTGGCCAAATTGGGGACCATGGATCCGACCGCGCTGCCGGCCCGTGATACCTTTGATTTGGCCACGGTCAACGGGGCGCGCATGTTCGGCCTGGAGGGCGGGCGTATCGCCACCGGCCTGTTGGCCGACTGCATTTTGGTCGATCTGAACGATGTCCGCCTGGTGCCGGGGTTCAATCTGGTCTCGGACATGGTCTACGGCGCGGATGGTGGATGTGTGAATACAACCATCTGCAATGGTCGCGTGCTCATGCGGGATGGCAAGGTCGAGGGCGAGGAGGAAATCCTGGAGCGGGTCAGGGCCTGCGTGGCCCGTCTGACCGGACGGCAACCGGAGGCAGATGCGTGCTCCTGA
- a CDS encoding cob(I)yrinic acid a,c-diamide adenosyltransferase, with translation MLLIYTGNGKGKTSACVGQAVRALGRGFRVAFGQFMKRPDQAGEQKILAQLLGAAFFACGAGFYRDPADYQRHRSRVEELLGWVRTRLADGLDLLVLDEAVYALGAGLLTAEEMMEMIQLCAARNCHLVLSGRGAPGWLVDRADIVSEIVEVKHVFAQGGKARPGIEF, from the coding sequence GTGCTCCTGATTTATACCGGAAACGGCAAGGGCAAGACCTCCGCCTGCGTGGGGCAGGCCGTGCGCGCCCTGGGTCGGGGATTCAGGGTGGCCTTTGGTCAGTTCATGAAACGCCCGGATCAGGCCGGCGAGCAAAAGATTCTGGCCCAGCTTCTGGGCGCGGCTTTTTTTGCGTGCGGCGCGGGTTTTTATCGCGATCCGGCTGATTACCAGCGGCATCGCTCCAGGGTGGAAGAGCTGCTTGGCTGGGTCCGGACCCGGCTGGCCGATGGACTGGATCTGCTGGTCCTGGACGAGGCTGTCTATGCGTTGGGCGCCGGACTGCTCACGGCGGAGGAAATGATGGAGATGATCCAGCTCTGCGCGGCCCGGAATTGCCATTTGGTTCTTTCCGGTCGGGGCGCTCCAGGCTGGCTGGTGGACCGGGCGGATATCGTGTCCGAGATCGTCGAGGTCAAACATGTTTTCGCCCAGGGGGGAAAAGCCCGGCCGGGTATCGAGTTTTGA
- the pdxT gene encoding pyridoxal 5'-phosphate synthase glutaminase subunit PdxT, protein MRIGVLALQGAFAEHVAMLDTLGARTVLVRLPEHLDGLDGLILPGGESTSMRLLAQDFALTGDLRGFAARLPVWGVCAGLVLLARDVAGEPSLLDGLDIGVARNAYGRQRDSFVATVAMAGISDSERPFPAVFIRAPRIVATGVNVTILARYRGEPVAVRQGRLMATAFHPELTDDVRLHVFFVGLCAGQQ, encoded by the coding sequence ATGCGCATCGGCGTTTTGGCCCTGCAGGGCGCTTTCGCCGAGCATGTCGCCATGCTTGACACCTTGGGCGCGCGGACCGTGCTGGTCCGCCTGCCCGAACATCTTGACGGATTGGACGGACTGATCCTGCCCGGCGGCGAAAGTACGAGCATGCGCCTCTTGGCCCAGGATTTCGCCCTGACCGGGGACTTGCGCGGGTTTGCCGCGCGCCTCCCGGTCTGGGGAGTGTGCGCCGGACTTGTCCTGCTGGCCAGGGATGTGGCCGGCGAGCCGTCGCTGCTCGATGGCCTCGATATTGGCGTGGCCCGCAATGCCTACGGCCGGCAAAGGGACAGCTTCGTGGCCACGGTGGCCATGGCGGGTATTTCCGATTCGGAGCGTCCGTTTCCGGCCGTGTTCATCCGCGCGCCGCGCATTGTCGCGACGGGTGTGAACGTGACGATTCTGGCCAGGTATCGGGGTGAACCCGTGGCCGTGCGTCAGGGGCGGCTCATGGCCACGGCCTTTCATCCGGAATTGACCGACGATGTCCGCCTGCATGTCTTTTTTGTGGGCCTTTGCGCTGGCCAGCAATGA